The following DNA comes from Actinomycetota bacterium.
CAACCATAATGTCCGGGATATTAAACGAGTGTGCAATATTTGACAGAACGACACCGGAGTCTCCTGAGCTGAACAGATTCTTTAAAAACAGTGTTGAAAAAGGTGTTACCCATGCGATTATGGAAGTTTCTTCACATGCAGTTGACCTGCATAGAATTGATTTCATAGATTTTGAAACATTTGTTTTTACTAATCTGACCCAGGATCATCTTGATTATCATAAGAATATGGAAAACTACTTCAATGCAAAAAAGAAATTATTCATAAAAGAGTATAGAGACATTTTTAAATGCAAAAATGCTGTTATCAATATAGATGATTTTTATGGCAGGATTCTTTGCAAAGAGACTGATCTTGAAACTATCACTTATTCAGCAAAGACAAAGGAGGCAGACCTTTATGCCGATGATATCATTTGCGATACTTCCGGAATAAAAATGAATATTATATTTAGAGGGAAGAGACTGACAGATATTTCTTCTCCTCTTTCCGGTTACTTTAATGTTTATAATATACTTGCTGCAGCAGGAGCGGCAATATCTCTGGGGCTTGACAGTATAAATATAAAAGAAGGCGTCCAAACCGATAATGCCATATCCGGAAGATTTGAAAAAATAAATGGTATTGATGATTTCACGGTAATAGTTGATTATGCACACACACCAGATGGTCTGGAAAATGTTCTGCTGACAGCAAAATCGCTGCTTAAAGACGGCTCCAGGCTGATATCTGTTTTTGGATGCGGCGGAGACAGAGACAAAGGCAAAAGACCGAAAATGGGAAAAATAGCAGGAGATATATCAGATTATATATTCATAACCTCAGATAACCCCAGGTCTGAAGAGCCGGAATCAATTATAAAAATGATAGAAGAAGGTGTCATGGAAACAGGCAACCGGAACTATATAAAGATTCCTGACAGGAGAAAAGCTATCCTGGAAGCTCTGGAAACAGCACAAAAAGATGATATTGTCATTATTGCCGGAAAAGGCCATGAGGATTATCAGGAATTTTCCGGACACAGAATTCATTTCAGTGACCAGGAAGTTGTCAGGGAATGGAATAAAAAAAGAGGCGCTGAGTAAAACCATGGAAAAGATCAGTATAAATGACTTGATTGTCTGGACAGGTTCCCTGCCCGTTCTTTTAAAATCGGGAACAATAAATAATTTTTCTACTGACAGTAGAACCATAAAAAAAAATGATTTCCTTATCCCCCTGAAAGGAGCAAATTTTGACGGGCACAGATTTATTGCGGATTCAATTGACAGAGGGATTTCAGGTTTTGTATTTGAAAAAAATAATGAGTATGCTCTTGATGCATTAAAAAAAGCAAAAGAAAGCAGGATGAAATTATCAGTACTTGAATGTGGAGACACGCTTTCATTTTTAATGAATGCCGCCAAAGGTTACATGCAGAGATATTCTCCTGTTTCCATTGGAATTACAGGCAGTGTTGGAAAAACGACAACCAAAAATTTTGTTGCAGGTATTTTAAAAAATTGCGGTAAAACAGTTTATTCGGAAAAAAGTTTTAATAATGAGATAGGAATTCCAAAAACCGTTTTTGGAACTGACAGCACAACACAATATTTCATAGCTGAAATCGGGATGAGAGCAAGGGGTCAGGTAAGAGAGCTTTCTTCCATCTGTAATATAAAATACGGGATTATAACAAAGACAGGCCCTTCCCATCTGGAATTTTTTGAAAATGTTGAAGAGATTGCCAAATCAAAATCAGAGATATCGGAAACCATCGGAAAAAATAACGGAATGCTTTTTTTAAACGGAGACGATGAGTATTTTCATATTCTGAAGAAGTACTCCGAATGCCAGATAGCTGAATGCGGAGGAAAAAAAGAGTATAAATATAATTTTTCAAATATTTCTGCTGATGAAAATGCATGCTATGGATTTGATTTTAATTTCTTCAGTAAAAAAATCACAGATATAAAATTATCTATTCCCGGGTTCCATAATGTTTATAATGCTGTTCTTGCTGCTGCAATCTCTTTTGAATTAGGTGTGGATCAAAAAATAATAAAAGAATCGATAGAAGAAACTTCTGCAGCTGATTGCAGGATGGAGATAATAAGGGAAAACGGAAAGTATGTAATAAATGATTGCTATAATGCCAATCCTGTTTCTTTCAAAAGCGCTATAGATACATTGAAAATTATTGCCGAAACAAAGAAAGCCAGAAGTATTGCGGTGATAGGCGACATGTTGGAGCTTGGCAGGGAATCGGAAAAATATCATGAAGATCTGGGCAGGTATTTATTGCGCAGCGGTATAAATATT
Coding sequences within:
- a CDS encoding UDP-N-acetylmuramoyl-L-alanyl-D-glutamate--2,6-diaminopimelate ligase; translation: MDLKEIIKGLDYVEIIGDTGKDISDITFNSKTAVQDSLFIAVPGFKRDGKDYVSDAVENGAVAVISSSRTDKIPGITQIIVEEPRPALACVSNNFFNRPSGKLKITGITGTNGKTTTTFLVNSMLRSALSDTSFITTIMSGILNECAIFDRTTPESPELNRFFKNSVEKGVTHAIMEVSSHAVDLHRIDFIDFETFVFTNLTQDHLDYHKNMENYFNAKKKLFIKEYRDIFKCKNAVINIDDFYGRILCKETDLETITYSAKTKEADLYADDIICDTSGIKMNIIFRGKRLTDISSPLSGYFNVYNILAAAGAAISLGLDSINIKEGVQTDNAISGRFEKINGIDDFTVIVDYAHTPDGLENVLLTAKSLLKDGSRLISVFGCGGDRDKGKRPKMGKIAGDISDYIFITSDNPRSEEPESIIKMIEEGVMETGNRNYIKIPDRRKAILEALETAQKDDIVIIAGKGHEDYQEFSGHRIHFSDQEVVREWNKKRGAE
- a CDS encoding UDP-N-acetylmuramoyl-tripeptide--D-alanyl-D-alanine ligase, translating into MEKISINDLIVWTGSLPVLLKSGTINNFSTDSRTIKKNDFLIPLKGANFDGHRFIADSIDRGISGFVFEKNNEYALDALKKAKESRMKLSVLECGDTLSFLMNAAKGYMQRYSPVSIGITGSVGKTTTKNFVAGILKNCGKTVYSEKSFNNEIGIPKTVFGTDSTTQYFIAEIGMRARGQVRELSSICNIKYGIITKTGPSHLEFFENVEEIAKSKSEISETIGKNNGMLFLNGDDEYFHILKKYSECQIAECGGKKEYKYNFSNISADENACYGFDFNFFSKKITDIKLSIPGFHNVYNAVLAAAISFELGVDQKIIKESIEETSAADCRMEIIRENGKYVINDCYNANPVSFKSAIDTLKIIAETKKARSIAVIGDMLELGRESEKYHEDLGRYLLRSGINILIALGDKSKRAYDIYNEEKNSSAGCYYFKDKNSLIKSVKDIIEKGDIVLIKGSRGNLMEDIIKYI